A stretch of Thermodesulfobacteriota bacterium DNA encodes these proteins:
- the dtd gene encoding D-aminoacyl-tRNA deacylase, whose protein sequence is MQVVIQRVKDSRVSIGDKLIGKIGKGMLVFLGIEKEDTQNDADYLVSKIINLRIFEDSHGKMNLSLKDINGEILVISQFTLLGDCRKGRRPSFANAAEPEKAKTLYQYFVSQIKNNAIVATGEFQAKMDVYILNDGPVTFLLDSKNIS, encoded by the coding sequence ATGCAGGTTGTAATCCAGAGGGTCAAAGATTCCAGGGTATCAATTGGTGATAAACTGATAGGTAAAATCGGGAAAGGCATGCTCGTGTTCCTGGGGATTGAAAAAGAAGATACCCAAAACGATGCGGATTACCTTGTATCCAAGATAATAAACCTGCGGATTTTTGAGGACTCTCATGGGAAAATGAATCTATCATTAAAAGATATAAACGGAGAGATACTGGTTATTTCCCAGTTCACCCTTCTGGGTGACTGTCGGAAAGGGAGAAGGCCATCATTTGCAAATGCAGCCGAACCTGAAAAAGCCAAAACATTATATCAATACTTCGTCTCACAGATAAAAAACAACGCAATAGTAGCCACTGGTGAGTTTCAAGCCAAGATGGATGTATATATATTAAATGATGGGCCTGTAACCTTTCTTTTGGACAGTAAAAATATATCCTGA
- a CDS encoding MBL fold metallo-hydrolase, giving the protein MFVKQLEVGNLAVFAYIVGCKETGEGLVIDPASETDRILSISSENGIDIKYIVNTHSHIDHTMGNADMVAKTGAKIVIHENEKHLLTKQPNFLLSMFASKPSPPADITVKEGDTINIGKLSLNVILTPGHSPGGITLHLNGYLFTGDTLFVGGVGRTDVPGGSWPVLLMSIKTKLLTFPDETIIMPGHNYGYASTSTVKQEKDFNPFIKDTV; this is encoded by the coding sequence ATGTTTGTAAAACAATTGGAGGTTGGTAATTTGGCTGTCTTTGCATATATAGTGGGATGCAAGGAAACTGGAGAGGGGTTAGTAATTGATCCTGCCTCCGAGACCGATAGAATACTCTCTATCAGCAGCGAAAATGGGATCGATATAAAGTACATTGTCAATACCCATTCACACATAGACCACACTATGGGCAATGCCGATATGGTCGCAAAAACAGGTGCCAAGATAGTAATACATGAAAATGAAAAGCACCTTCTTACGAAGCAGCCGAATTTTCTTCTTTCTATGTTTGCATCAAAACCATCTCCGCCAGCAGACATTACTGTTAAAGAAGGGGATACCATTAATATTGGTAAGCTCAGCCTCAATGTAATACTCACACCAGGTCACTCACCAGGAGGGATTACCCTCCATTTAAACGGCTATCTCTTCACAGGAGACACCCTTTTTGTGGGAGGTGTGGGAAGAACGGATGTCCCTGGAGGTTCGTGGCCAGTCCTTTTGATGTCCATTAAAACAAAACTTTTGACATTTCCAGATGAAACCATAATAATGCCAGGCCACAACTATGGATATGCATCAACCTCTACGGTGAAACAGGAGAAGGATTTCAACCCTTTTATTAAAGATACAGTATAG
- a CDS encoding PxxKW family cysteine-rich protein, producing the protein MVCQTVKVGVNCIFMKKKGCSFNGGKCYPIVDSCEGCDRIQDYSSGKFCISCADPASKWRVGDCNFATHIKKESTVTQKMINPLKASKRSA; encoded by the coding sequence TTGGTTTGTCAAACTGTTAAGGTAGGTGTAAACTGCATATTCATGAAGAAGAAAGGCTGCTCTTTTAATGGAGGAAAATGTTATCCAATTGTCGACTCCTGCGAGGGATGTGACAGGATTCAAGATTACTCTTCGGGGAAATTCTGCATATCATGTGCTGATCCTGCAAGCAAATGGAGAGTTGGCGACTGCAATTTTGCCACACATATTAAAAAAGAAAGCACGGTAACCCAGAAGATGATAAACCCATTAAAAGCCTCAAAGAGAAGTGCCTAG
- a CDS encoding cytidylate kinase-like family protein produces the protein MSIITVSRGSYSRGKEVAEKVAQKLGYECIARDVLLEASEEFNVPETKLVHAIQDAPSFLDRLTYGKEKYVAYIQSALLRHLQKDNIVYHGLAGHFFVKGVSHVLKVRIIADLEDRIRLVMERDKVSRKKALQFLKKIDEQRRKWSISLYGIDTLDPSLYDMVLHIRKITVDDAVDIICHTAGLKDFKTTPESQKAMDDIFLASEVKVALIDLKPDIEVSADSGKVSVATSARLSHEEKLVQDIEGVAKTIPGVKEVSVHIRLDPMETYD, from the coding sequence ATGTCTATTATTACAGTTTCAAGGGGATCATACAGTAGAGGGAAAGAAGTGGCAGAGAAGGTGGCTCAAAAACTTGGCTACGAGTGTATCGCCCGAGACGTCCTTCTAGAGGCATCGGAAGAATTTAACGTTCCTGAGACAAAACTCGTTCATGCTATCCAGGACGCTCCTTCCTTTCTGGATCGTTTAACTTATGGAAAGGAAAAGTATGTTGCCTATATACAATCGGCATTGTTAAGACATTTGCAGAAAGACAACATAGTCTATCATGGTCTTGCTGGTCACTTCTTCGTCAAAGGGGTATCACATGTGCTCAAAGTTAGGATCATTGCCGATCTGGAGGATCGTATCAGACTGGTGATGGAGCGGGATAAGGTTTCTAGAAAAAAGGCATTGCAGTTTCTAAAAAAGATTGACGAACAACGAAGAAAATGGAGCATATCACTCTATGGGATTGACACATTGGACCCAAGCCTCTATGATATGGTTCTCCATATAAGAAAAATCACTGTAGATGATGCAGTGGACATCATATGCCATACCGCGGGGTTGAAGGATTTTAAGACAACCCCTGAATCCCAAAAGGCAATGGATGATATATTCCTTGCTTCTGAGGTTAAGGTCGCCCTGATAGACTTAAAACCCGATATCGAAGTCTCTGCTGATAGCGGAAAGGTATCCGTAGCAACCAGTGCCCGACTATCCCATGAAGAAAAATTGGTTCAGGATATAGAGGGTGTTGCTAAGACCATTCCAGGTGTCAAAGAGGTTAGTGTCCATATACGACTGGATCCGATGGAGACATACGACTGA